CAACCAAAGGAATTGCGTCATCGTCTAATTTTGAAATTCTAGATAGTTTCCTGTCTCAGCATGTTTTAGAGCATGAAATGATGCAAGTAGAGGGTGTTGGACATTTTGTTCATGAGGAGAAACCCGAGCAAATTGCCAATGCAATCTTAGATTTCCTAAAGTAAATCTAACTATCCCAATTCATATAAGGTTAATATAAGCTGCTCACAACGACAGGTATGAGAACATAAGATGGTATGTGCTTTCAGAAAGCTTCAGGTTTTTATAGAAATTAGTTTTGGAGGGTAAGCACCCAGTTTGGAAATACCTACATTTCATACACGTTTCGTTGAGGAGTTGTTGATAGTTGTATTTTACTATATTTATAGAAAATTCAGGCTATCAGGCTCCTAATTTTAATAAAAACCGAAAATGTTATGCTATTAGAAGTCTTTAGAGAAATCTCTTTTTCAACCGAAGAGAGCAATTTTGTCGCAGAGAAGTTAGAGAAAAAGAAACTTAAAAAAGGCGATATACTTTTCCGTACTTATGATGTGGTTTATAATCAATACTACGTTTGTGAAGGGTGCCTTAGAACCTATTTTTTAGACAACTCTGGCAAAGAGCACACATTACAATTTGCCATTAAAGATTGGTGGATAAGTGATTATACAGCGTTTTTTACAACAACTGAAGCGATAATGACTATTGAGTGCATTCAGGATGCGGTTGTCTATAAAATCTCTCGCAAAAACATGGAAGTATTATATGATCAAGTACCTCAACTCGAAACTTTCTTTAGAAAAAAAATGGAAAAGGGTTTTGCAGCCTTTCAGAAGAGAATCATATCTAACCTGTCTCAATCTGCAAAAGAAAGATACACGTCCTTTATTCGAACTTACCCAAACATAGAAAAGAGTGTAAAAAATTATCATATAGCATCTTACTTAGGAATCACCACAGAAAGTCTGAGTAGAATTCGAAAAGAAATTGCTCAGAAATAGTTTCTTACCCTACATCAATTTTTCTACAGTGCTTTCCATATAGTTTCGCAATTCTAAAACGAAATTATATGAACAAGAGCATTGAAATAACCTCACCGTATACCCAGAATCTTATTAGGGAATTACCTCTAATA
The genomic region above belongs to Chondrinema litorale and contains:
- a CDS encoding Crp/Fnr family transcriptional regulator, producing the protein MLLEVFREISFSTEESNFVAEKLEKKKLKKGDILFRTYDVVYNQYYVCEGCLRTYFLDNSGKEHTLQFAIKDWWISDYTAFFTTTEAIMTIECIQDAVVYKISRKNMEVLYDQVPQLETFFRKKMEKGFAAFQKRIISNLSQSAKERYTSFIRTYPNIEKSVKNYHIASYLGITTESLSRIRKEIAQK